From the Musa acuminata AAA Group cultivar baxijiao chromosome BXJ1-2, Cavendish_Baxijiao_AAA, whole genome shotgun sequence genome, one window contains:
- the LOC103976169 gene encoding pectinesterase inhibitor 11-like has translation MARKICLLFVLFFSFTVLHALAARIPLVQASQPQASFGENSTEFIRARCGATRYPSLCYRSLAGYSFAVQQSPIQLARFATNLTLARVASLSAHVTSLRRACGTAKSASACPEAGALRDCADSLGDAVDLARRTAGELCGLEAEAAGSAAAVWRMSNAQTWMSAALTNEDTCVDGFEEVGPESRAKADVCRRVWLVKQYTSNALALVNGIVASR, from the coding sequence ATGGCTCGAAAGATTTGTCTTCTCTTTGTCTTATTCTTCTCCTTCACCGTCCTGCATGCGCTCGCCGCCAGGATTCCGCTGGTCCAAGCGTCGCAGCCGCAGGCCTCCTTCGGCGAGAACTCCACGGAGTTTATCCGGGCGCGGTGCGGCGCCACTCGGTACCCCAGCCTCTGCTACAGGTCGCTCGCCGGCTACTCCTTCGCCGTCCAGCAGAGCCCCATCCAGCTCGCCCGATTCGCCACCAACCTCACGCTCGCCCGCGTCGCCTCCCTCTCCGCCCATGTCACCTCTCTCCGACGCGCCTGCGGTACTGCCAAGTCCGCCTCTGCCTGCCCGGAGGCGGGGGCGCTACGTGACTGCGCGGACTCACTGGGCGACGCGGTTGACCTGGCGCGGCGGACTGCGGGGGAGCTGTGCGGcctggaggcggaggcggcggggtCCGCGGCGGCGGTGTGGCGGATGTCCAACGCCCAGACGTGGATGAGCGCCGCGCTCACGAACGAGGACACGTGCGTCGATGGCTTCGAGGAGGTGGGACCCGAGAGCCGGGCGAAGGCCGACGTCTGCCGCCGAGTGTGGCTCGTGAAACAGTACACGAGCAACGCTCTCGCCCTCGTCAACGGTATCGTCGCCAGCCGATGA